The following are encoded in a window of Bacillus xiapuensis genomic DNA:
- a CDS encoding DUF1002 domain-containing protein, which produces MKRIFAWLGVLFFSFGTIAHADSAVGDVIVTLGENLSPAQKEQLLQEMDVPADVTTVTVSNEEEHKYLGDYIPKAQIGSRAISSSKITMKEKGYGINVQTNNISWVSKEMYTNALSTAGVKDADIYITAPFEVSGTAALTGLIKAYETSTGEKISEGQKKVANEEMVTTAKLADQIGEKEATEFIQRVKEEVAQANPQTVQEIKTIITNVSNEFNINLTQEQLDQLSALFDKMKNLDINWDQVNSQIDKAKEKWDNFKQSEEGQGFLQSIIDFFKSIIDWIAGLFK; this is translated from the coding sequence ATGAAAAGAATTTTCGCATGGTTGGGAGTATTATTCTTCAGTTTCGGAACGATCGCCCACGCAGACAGCGCTGTTGGAGATGTGATCGTTACTCTCGGCGAGAACTTATCACCCGCACAGAAAGAGCAATTGCTGCAGGAAATGGACGTTCCTGCTGATGTTACCACTGTTACGGTATCAAATGAGGAAGAGCATAAATATTTAGGAGACTATATTCCGAAAGCCCAAATCGGTTCGCGAGCGATTTCATCCAGCAAAATTACGATGAAAGAAAAAGGCTACGGCATTAATGTCCAGACGAATAACATATCCTGGGTATCTAAAGAAATGTATACGAACGCTTTGTCAACGGCGGGCGTGAAGGATGCCGACATTTATATTACCGCTCCGTTTGAAGTATCAGGAACGGCGGCATTGACAGGGTTAATCAAGGCTTACGAAACCTCAACAGGTGAAAAAATTTCAGAAGGCCAAAAAAAGGTCGCTAATGAAGAAATGGTGACAACCGCCAAGCTCGCTGACCAGATTGGCGAAAAAGAAGCGACTGAATTTATCCAGCGGGTAAAAGAAGAAGTAGCCCAGGCTAATCCGCAGACAGTGCAAGAAATTAAAACGATTATTACCAACGTGTCTAATGAATTCAACATCAACTTAACACAGGAGCAACTGGATCAGTTATCTGCTCTTTTTGATAAAATGAAAAATTTAGACATTAACTGGGATCAAGTCAACAGTCAAATTGACAAGGCGAAAGAAAAATGGGATAACTTTAAACAATCCGAAGAGGGTCAAGGCTTTCTTCAATCCATCATTGATTTCTTTAAATCGATCATCGACTGGATTGCTGGCCTCTTCAAGTAA
- a CDS encoding dihydrolipoamide acetyltransferase family protein produces the protein MAVKKVTMPQLGESVTEGTISKWLVQEGDQVNKYDPIAEVMTDKVNAEIPSSYSGIIHELTAAEGDTLAVGEVICFMDVAGEADDQKAEALEQEKAGQQPSNEADKSERSERRARYSPAVLKLSQEHGIDLTKVTGSGKGGRITRKDLLTIIRSNEIPKAGGQAEQQSFERRPASMAETSASASKTPAASVLPGDVSVPVSGVRKTIAANMVRSKQEIPHAWTMMEVDVTNLVSYRDSIKEEFKKREGFNLTYFAFFIKAVAQALKEFPQMNSMWAGEEIIQKKDINLSIAVATDEALYVPVIKRADEKTIKGIGREVFELANKVRAGTLKAEDMQGGTFTVNNTGSFGSVQSMGIINYPQAAILQIESIVKRPVVMPGGMIAVRDMVNICLSLDHRVLDGLVCGRFLKRVKEILENISEHTSIY, from the coding sequence ATGGCTGTGAAAAAAGTAACGATGCCCCAATTAGGAGAAAGCGTCACGGAGGGAACAATCAGCAAGTGGCTAGTTCAAGAAGGAGATCAAGTCAATAAGTACGATCCGATTGCTGAGGTGATGACGGATAAAGTGAATGCGGAGATACCGTCTTCTTACAGCGGCATTATTCATGAGCTGACAGCGGCTGAAGGAGATACATTAGCCGTTGGAGAAGTTATTTGTTTCATGGATGTGGCAGGTGAAGCCGATGATCAGAAAGCGGAAGCACTGGAACAAGAAAAGGCCGGGCAGCAGCCATCCAATGAAGCGGATAAGTCGGAGAGAAGCGAGCGCAGAGCCCGATATTCTCCGGCAGTGCTTAAATTATCGCAAGAACACGGCATCGATTTAACAAAGGTGACCGGATCGGGAAAAGGCGGACGAATTACCCGTAAAGACCTTTTAACGATAATCCGATCAAATGAAATTCCAAAAGCTGGTGGACAGGCTGAACAGCAAAGCTTTGAGCGGCGGCCAGCTTCTATGGCTGAAACTTCTGCCAGCGCTTCAAAAACACCGGCGGCTTCCGTGCTTCCGGGCGATGTGAGCGTTCCTGTAAGCGGAGTGAGAAAGACGATCGCGGCCAATATGGTCCGAAGCAAGCAGGAGATCCCTCATGCTTGGACTATGATGGAAGTGGATGTGACCAATCTCGTTAGTTACCGCGATTCTATCAAAGAGGAGTTCAAGAAAAGAGAAGGGTTTAATTTAACGTATTTCGCTTTCTTCATAAAGGCAGTTGCTCAGGCGCTGAAGGAATTTCCGCAAATGAACTCGATGTGGGCAGGAGAGGAAATTATTCAAAAGAAAGATATCAACTTGTCCATCGCTGTCGCTACGGATGAGGCGCTATATGTTCCAGTCATTAAACGGGCTGATGAAAAAACCATTAAAGGCATTGGCCGGGAAGTTTTCGAACTTGCGAATAAAGTTCGCGCAGGCACGCTGAAAGCAGAGGACATGCAAGGAGGCACTTTTACGGTCAACAACACCGGTTCATTCGGTTCCGTGCAGTCAATGGGCATTATCAATTATCCGCAGGCAGCCATTCTGCAAATTGAATCAATCGTTAAGCGTCCCGTTGTCATGCCGGGGGGGATGATTGCCGTCCGTGACATGGTGAATATTTGTTTATCGCTTGACCATCGCGTGCTTGATGGCCTAGTATGCGGCCGTTTCTTAAAACGTGTGAAAGAAATACTTGAAAATATATCGGAGCATACATCTATTTATTAA
- a CDS encoding alpha-ketoacid dehydrogenase subunit beta: MPVISYIDAVTMAIREEMERDSKVFVLGEDVGKKGGVFKATHGLYDQFGEERVMDTPLAESAIAGVGIGAAMYGMRPIAEIQFADFIMPAVNQIISEAARIRYRSNNDWNCPLVIRAPYGGGVHGALYHSQSVEAIFANQPGLKIVMPSTPYDVKGLLKAAIRDEDPVLFFEHKRAYRLIKGEVPADDYVLPIGKADTKRKGDDLTVITYGLCVHFALQAAEKLSKDGIEAEVLDLRTVYPLDQEAIIQAASKTGKVLLITEDNKEGSIMSEVAAIIAEHCLFELDAPIQRLAGLDVPAMPYAPTMEKHFMVNPDKVEKAMRELAEF; the protein is encoded by the coding sequence ATGCCAGTAATTTCATATATTGATGCAGTGACGATGGCAATCCGCGAAGAGATGGAGCGGGATTCAAAAGTATTCGTTTTAGGAGAGGATGTCGGAAAAAAAGGCGGGGTTTTCAAAGCAACACATGGACTGTATGATCAGTTTGGTGAAGAGCGCGTTATGGATACACCGCTAGCCGAATCAGCGATTGCCGGAGTGGGGATCGGGGCAGCGATGTACGGCATGCGCCCGATTGCGGAAATACAGTTTGCCGACTTCATCATGCCAGCAGTCAATCAAATTATTTCGGAAGCAGCCCGCATTCGCTACCGGTCTAATAATGATTGGAATTGTCCGCTAGTCATCCGCGCTCCGTATGGAGGAGGCGTGCACGGTGCACTTTACCATTCCCAGTCGGTAGAAGCCATTTTCGCTAATCAGCCGGGCCTGAAGATTGTCATGCCTTCCACACCTTATGATGTCAAAGGATTATTAAAGGCTGCTATCCGCGATGAAGATCCTGTTCTGTTTTTTGAGCATAAACGGGCGTATCGCTTAATTAAAGGAGAAGTCCCTGCCGATGATTACGTGCTGCCAATTGGCAAGGCTGATACTAAGCGCAAGGGAGACGACCTGACAGTCATTACTTACGGATTATGCGTTCATTTTGCTTTGCAGGCGGCAGAAAAATTATCCAAAGACGGCATTGAAGCGGAGGTTTTAGATTTGCGCACCGTTTACCCGCTGGATCAAGAAGCGATCATTCAAGCGGCCAGCAAAACGGGAAAAGTCTTATTAATCACAGAAGACAATAAAGAAGGCAGCATAATGAGTGAGGTGGCTGCGATCATTGCCGAGCATTGCTTATTTGAACTGGATGCTCCAATTCAAAGGCTTGCAGGTCTGGACGTACCGGCGATGCCTTATGCGCCAACGATGGAAAAACATTTCATGGTCAATCCGGATAAAGTAGAAAAGGCCATGCGCGAACTTGCTGAATTTTAA
- a CDS encoding thiamine pyrophosphate-dependent dehydrogenase E1 component subunit alpha — MAENRHRPLGLSDETVLNMYEKMVLARRLDERMWLLNRSGKIPFVISCQGQEAAQVGAAFALDQEKDYVLPYYRDLGVVLTFGMTAKDIMLSGFAKAEDPNSGGRQMPGHFGQKKNRIVTGSSPVTTQVPHAVGIALAGKMEKKDLVTLVTFGEGSSNQGDFHEAANFAGVHKLPVIFMCENNKYAISVPVEKQLACARVSDRAQGYGMPGVTIDGNDPIAVYRHVKEAVERGRRGEGPTLIETVSYRLTPHSSDDDDRSYRSPDEVQKAKTNDPLITFGAYLKETGVMNDQLEKEINDRIMSQVNEATDYAESAPYPKPEDALKFVYGDK; from the coding sequence ATGGCTGAAAACCGACATAGACCGCTCGGTTTAAGTGATGAAACCGTATTAAATATGTATGAAAAAATGGTGCTAGCCCGCCGCTTGGATGAGCGGATGTGGCTGTTAAACCGCTCCGGGAAAATCCCGTTTGTCATTTCTTGCCAAGGACAGGAAGCGGCGCAAGTAGGGGCCGCTTTTGCTCTTGATCAAGAGAAAGATTATGTGCTGCCTTATTACCGTGACTTAGGTGTTGTATTAACATTTGGCATGACAGCAAAGGATATTATGCTGTCCGGTTTTGCCAAAGCAGAAGACCCCAATTCAGGAGGCCGGCAAATGCCCGGTCATTTTGGCCAGAAGAAAAACCGGATCGTGACAGGCTCTTCACCGGTCACAACGCAAGTTCCTCATGCGGTTGGCATTGCTTTGGCAGGAAAAATGGAGAAAAAAGATTTAGTCACTTTGGTCACATTTGGAGAAGGCTCCTCTAACCAGGGAGACTTTCACGAAGCCGCTAACTTTGCTGGTGTTCACAAGCTTCCGGTCATCTTTATGTGTGAAAATAATAAGTATGCCATCTCTGTTCCAGTTGAGAAGCAGCTGGCTTGCGCACGCGTCTCCGACCGCGCTCAAGGCTACGGTATGCCGGGAGTCACGATCGATGGAAATGATCCGATTGCAGTATATAGACATGTCAAAGAAGCTGTTGAACGCGGACGCCGGGGAGAAGGGCCCACTTTGATCGAAACGGTTTCTTACCGATTAACACCCCATTCTTCTGATGATGATGATCGCAGCTATCGTTCACCCGATGAGGTTCAAAAAGCAAAAACCAATGATCCGCTTATAACATTTGGAGCGTATCTAAAAGAAACAGGCGTGATGAATGATCAGCTGGAGAAGGAAATCAATGACCGCATTATGAGTCAAGTGAATGAAGCGACTGATTATGCGGAAAGCGCACCTTATCCAAAACCGGAGGATGCGCTGAAGTTTGTTTACGGTGACAAGTAA
- the lpdA gene encoding dihydrolipoyl dehydrogenase has protein sequence MAEEYDLVILGGGTGGYVAAIRASQLGLKTAVVEKSKLGGTCLHRGCIPSKALLRSAEVLNTARRSADFGVEIENISLNFQKAQARKQSIVDTLYSGVQGLMRKGKIDVYEGIGRILGPSIFSPLPGTISVEMNDGTENAMLIPKNVIIATGSRPRPLPSLEFDGERILSSDDALELAKVPESILIVGGGVIGIEWASMLADFGAKVTVLEYAPRIIPAEDEEISREMSRLLNKRGIEIITGAKVLPDTIEKKEQSVMVQAEVDGDIRSYAAEKMLVSIGRQANVEGIGLENTDISVENGYIQTNAFYQTKESHIYAIGDVIGGLQLAHVASHEGLTAVEHLAGQEVDALDYTTIAKCIYSSPEAASVGLTEREAQGKGYEVKVGKFSFRAIGKALVYGESDGFVKIIADKKTDDLLGVHMIGPHVTDMISEAGLARVLDAAAWEVGCTIHPHPSLSEAIGEAALAVDGRAIHS, from the coding sequence ATGGCTGAAGAATATGATTTAGTGATTCTTGGCGGAGGAACTGGCGGCTATGTTGCCGCAATCCGCGCATCTCAATTAGGACTGAAAACGGCGGTTGTCGAGAAAAGCAAATTGGGCGGAACATGTCTGCATCGAGGCTGCATCCCGAGCAAAGCTTTGCTCCGAAGCGCAGAAGTGTTGAACACCGCTCGCCGAAGCGCTGATTTCGGCGTAGAGATCGAGAACATATCTTTGAATTTTCAAAAAGCGCAAGCGCGCAAGCAATCCATCGTTGATACGCTTTATTCAGGTGTGCAAGGGCTGATGAGAAAAGGAAAGATTGATGTATATGAAGGCATCGGCCGCATACTGGGTCCTTCCATTTTTTCGCCGTTGCCTGGAACCATTTCTGTAGAAATGAATGACGGGACGGAAAACGCCATGCTCATACCGAAAAACGTCATCATCGCTACAGGATCACGTCCGCGTCCGCTGCCAAGTCTTGAATTTGATGGCGAGCGAATTCTTTCATCCGATGATGCCCTTGAATTAGCGAAGGTGCCAGAGTCCATTTTGATTGTAGGGGGAGGTGTGATCGGCATCGAGTGGGCTTCTATGCTCGCAGATTTTGGCGCGAAAGTGACCGTTCTTGAGTATGCTCCCCGGATTATTCCGGCCGAAGACGAGGAGATTTCCAGAGAAATGTCTCGGCTGTTGAATAAGCGCGGCATTGAAATCATTACGGGAGCCAAAGTGCTGCCAGACACGATAGAGAAGAAGGAGCAGTCAGTAATGGTTCAAGCAGAGGTCGATGGAGACATCCGGTCCTATGCAGCTGAAAAGATGCTCGTATCCATCGGCCGCCAGGCTAATGTAGAAGGCATCGGCCTGGAAAATACAGATATTTCTGTGGAAAACGGCTATATTCAAACCAACGCTTTCTATCAAACGAAAGAATCCCATATTTACGCAATTGGCGACGTGATTGGCGGGCTGCAGCTGGCCCATGTGGCCTCTCACGAAGGCTTAACAGCGGTCGAGCACCTTGCCGGTCAAGAGGTGGATGCGCTCGATTACACAACGATTGCCAAGTGTATTTATTCGAGTCCGGAAGCAGCCAGTGTCGGGCTCACGGAGAGAGAAGCACAGGGAAAGGGCTATGAAGTGAAAGTCGGCAAGTTCTCTTTTCGAGCCATCGGCAAGGCGCTCGTATATGGAGAAAGCGACGGATTTGTCAAAATCATTGCGGATAAGAAAACGGATGATCTATTAGGCGTCCATATGATTGGTCCGCACGTAACCGATATGATTTCTGAAGCGGGGCTGGCTCGGGTGCTGGATGCGGCGGCTTGGGAGGTAGGCTGCACCATCCATCCGCATCCAAGCTTAAGTGAAGCGATAGGTGAAGCAGCACTCGCCGTGGATGGCAGAGCGATTCATTCATAA
- a CDS encoding Leu/Phe/Val dehydrogenase, whose product MEIFKYMQTYDYEQLIFCQDQTSGLKAIIAIHDTTLGPALGGTRMWTYGTEEAAIEDALRLAKGMTYKNAAAGLNLGGGKAVIMGDPRQDKNEEMFRAFGRFIQGLNGRYITAEDVGTTVEDMDIIHEETDYVTGISPAFGSSGNPSPVTAYGCFVGMKAAVKEAFGTDSVEGLTVSVQGVGSVAYHLCRHLHEAGAKLIVTDINKEAVHRAVADFDARAVDPNEIYSVEADVFAPCALGAIINDATINQLKVKVVAGSANNQLEEDRHGDMLHERGIIYAPDYVINAGGVINVADELHGYNRERAMRKVDQIYANIEKTLVISKRDGIPTYKAADRMAEERIAKMQKARRSFLLDGHHILSRRKH is encoded by the coding sequence GTGGAGATTTTCAAGTATATGCAAACATATGATTATGAGCAGCTGATCTTTTGCCAAGATCAAACGTCGGGGTTAAAAGCGATCATTGCCATCCATGATACAACGCTCGGACCTGCACTGGGCGGAACAAGAATGTGGACCTACGGAACAGAAGAAGCCGCCATTGAAGATGCTCTTCGTCTGGCGAAAGGAATGACCTATAAAAATGCCGCGGCAGGTCTTAATCTGGGTGGAGGAAAGGCGGTAATCATGGGGGATCCGCGCCAAGATAAAAATGAAGAAATGTTCCGGGCGTTTGGCCGCTTTATTCAAGGATTGAATGGACGCTACATCACAGCGGAAGATGTGGGCACTACTGTGGAGGATATGGATATCATTCATGAAGAAACAGATTATGTGACCGGGATCTCACCCGCTTTTGGCTCCTCCGGAAATCCGTCACCCGTCACAGCCTACGGCTGTTTTGTCGGCATGAAAGCAGCCGTCAAAGAAGCGTTCGGCACAGATTCTGTGGAAGGATTAACTGTATCCGTTCAAGGAGTCGGAAGTGTTGCCTATCATCTTTGCCGCCACCTGCATGAAGCTGGGGCAAAATTGATCGTAACAGATATCAATAAAGAAGCGGTCCATCGCGCCGTTGCAGATTTCGATGCGCGCGCCGTTGACCCGAACGAAATCTACAGCGTCGAGGCGGATGTATTTGCTCCATGTGCATTAGGCGCTATTATAAATGATGCCACGATTAATCAGCTGAAAGTGAAGGTAGTGGCCGGTTCAGCCAACAACCAGCTAGAGGAAGACCGGCATGGGGACATGCTGCATGAGCGGGGAATTATTTATGCGCCTGATTATGTGATCAACGCAGGAGGCGTCATTAATGTGGCGGATGAGCTTCATGGGTATAATCGGGAACGCGCCATGCGCAAAGTCGATCAAATTTATGCGAATATCGAAAAAACACTCGTAATTTCCAAACGGGACGGCATTCCCACATACAAAGCAGCTGATCGTATGGCTGAGGAACGAATCGCCAAAATGCAAAAAGCGCGCCGCTCATTTTTATTAGATGGACATCATATTTTATCCCGCCGTAAGCATTAA
- a CDS encoding sigma-54 interaction domain-containing protein, producing the protein MQTVLIIGGGQGGFTVLEILQDIRLTKVLAVADPNQKAAGILLAESLGIPTGSDWRIFMKQKPDLIIEVTNDDTVFAEVSRVAYWATVIPGNVAFLLAQLLKQKEELITRLSRQSHQYDVIFESTDEGMVVVDHTENIILYNKSAEQIIGMKKHEALGRHIQDIIPASRLAIVMRTKRAEVNQEHQLAAGRKIITSRIPMITQEGEVIGAFAVFKDITEVLNLAAEVTNLKEIQTMLEAIIFSSDDAISVVDETGRGLLINPAYTRLTGLCKEEVIGKPATIDISEGESVHLQVLKSKRPVRGVKMYVGPKKREVVVNVAPIIVDGQLKGSVGVIHDLTEIQALTKELNRARQIIRTLEAKYSFEDIIGNSEEMKIAIEQAKVGANTPATVLLRGESGTGKELFAHAIHTASDRRYNKFIRVNCGALSESLLESELFGYEEGAFSGARRGGKRGLFEEANNGSIFLDEIGELSANTQVKLLRVLQEKEIVRVGGTKPIAINVRVIAATNVNLEKSMAEGRFREDLYYRLNRVPIHIPPLRKRKGDLPLLSEHLLIKLNQDYGRNIEGLTPDALKRLTAYHWPGNVRELENVLGRAMIFTTYNEKLIDADALQLLEHQPEICTAPAFERKEAEESGLSLQERMASYEKAVIQSALKRHHGNKTAAAKQLGISIRSLYYKLEKYNLQ; encoded by the coding sequence ATGCAAACGGTATTGATTATCGGTGGCGGGCAAGGCGGGTTTACGGTGTTAGAGATTTTGCAGGATATACGGCTGACGAAAGTGCTGGCTGTAGCTGACCCTAATCAGAAAGCTGCTGGGATCCTTTTGGCGGAGAGCTTGGGAATTCCTACAGGCAGCGATTGGCGGATATTTATGAAGCAGAAGCCTGATTTAATTATTGAGGTGACGAATGATGACACCGTGTTTGCTGAAGTCAGCCGGGTTGCTTATTGGGCAACCGTCATACCGGGAAACGTCGCTTTTTTATTAGCCCAGCTTCTTAAACAAAAGGAGGAGCTAATCACTCGCTTAAGCCGGCAATCGCATCAGTATGATGTAATTTTTGAATCGACGGACGAAGGCATGGTGGTTGTGGATCATACAGAAAATATTATTTTATATAATAAAAGCGCTGAGCAAATCATTGGAATGAAAAAGCATGAAGCCCTCGGCCGGCACATCCAGGATATTATTCCGGCGAGCAGGCTGGCCATTGTAATGAGAACAAAGCGGGCAGAAGTCAATCAGGAGCATCAGCTGGCCGCCGGCAGAAAAATCATCACCTCCCGCATTCCGATGATCACACAGGAAGGTGAAGTGATCGGCGCGTTTGCTGTGTTTAAGGATATTACAGAAGTATTGAATTTGGCGGCTGAAGTGACGAATTTAAAGGAAATCCAAACGATGTTGGAAGCTATTATTTTCTCTAGTGATGATGCGATTTCGGTCGTGGATGAAACGGGAAGGGGATTGCTAATTAATCCGGCATACACCCGCTTGACGGGGCTTTGCAAAGAAGAAGTCATCGGAAAGCCAGCCACAATTGATATATCTGAAGGGGAGAGCGTTCATCTGCAAGTATTGAAATCGAAACGTCCGGTGCGCGGAGTAAAGATGTATGTAGGCCCGAAAAAAAGAGAGGTCGTAGTCAATGTGGCGCCTATCATTGTTGATGGCCAACTGAAAGGCAGCGTCGGCGTGATTCATGATTTAACAGAGATTCAGGCTTTAACAAAGGAGCTGAATAGAGCTAGGCAAATCATCCGGACGCTGGAGGCGAAATATTCATTTGAGGACATCATCGGCAATTCCGAAGAGATGAAAATCGCTATTGAGCAAGCAAAGGTTGGGGCAAACACACCGGCGACTGTGCTGCTTCGGGGAGAGTCCGGGACTGGAAAAGAATTATTTGCCCATGCGATTCATACTGCCAGCGACCGCCGCTACAATAAATTTATTCGCGTCAATTGCGGAGCGCTTTCCGAATCATTATTGGAAAGCGAGCTGTTTGGTTATGAAGAAGGCGCGTTTTCTGGAGCGCGCCGCGGAGGGAAACGAGGGCTCTTTGAGGAAGCAAACAACGGCAGTATTTTCCTTGATGAGATCGGTGAATTAAGCGCCAACACTCAAGTTAAATTATTGCGGGTACTGCAGGAAAAAGAGATCGTTCGGGTTGGAGGCACGAAACCGATTGCCATTAACGTTCGTGTGATTGCGGCCACCAATGTCAATTTGGAAAAAAGCATGGCAGAAGGCCGTTTTCGCGAGGATTTATATTATCGTCTGAACCGCGTGCCAATTCATATTCCTCCTCTTAGAAAAAGAAAAGGAGATCTTCCGCTGTTAAGCGAGCACTTGCTCATTAAACTCAACCAAGATTACGGCAGGAATATAGAAGGGCTAACACCGGATGCCTTGAAGAGGCTGACGGCTTATCATTGGCCGGGAAATGTTCGTGAGTTGGAGAACGTATTAGGAAGAGCTATGATCTTTACTACATATAACGAGAAGCTGATTGATGCGGATGCCTTGCAGCTGCTGGAACATCAGCCGGAAATTTGCACGGCTCCAGCTTTTGAAAGGAAAGAAGCTGAAGAGTCAGGACTCAGTCTGCAGGAAAGAATGGCAAGCTACGAAAAAGCGGTCATACAGTCTGCGCTTAAAAGACACCATGGCAACAAAACGGCTGCTGCTAAACAGCTGGGTATTTCTATTCGCAGTTTATACTATAAATTGGAAAAATATAACTTGCAATAA
- a CDS encoding DUF2627 domain-containing protein codes for MVRILALLVLVIPGILAGLGIKLMRDMLFGILQPPFPFLWLQFMTGMFLFIGGLGFIGGFIFRRDRKNNRVQDRFKN; via the coding sequence ATGGTCCGAATTCTTGCATTATTAGTATTAGTCATTCCGGGTATTCTTGCAGGGCTGGGAATTAAATTGATGAGGGATATGCTGTTTGGCATTTTACAGCCGCCGTTTCCGTTTCTTTGGCTGCAATTTATGACCGGAATGTTCTTATTTATTGGAGGTCTCGGCTTTATAGGCGGCTTTATTTTCCGAAGAGACAGAAAAAACAACCGGGTTCAGGATCGCTTTAAAAACTGA
- a CDS encoding glycerophosphodiester phosphodiesterase translates to MTLIFAHRGYSAAAPENTMLSFQLAEEASADGIELDVQLTRDGCLAVIHDEKLDRTTNGKGYVKDWLWEEIRQLHASYKFPSLVHPPGIPSLQQVFEWMRGNGLLCNIELKNNRFPYQGMEEKVIRLIRRYRYEERVIISSFNHYSLTKVHRLAPDLETAALYSSRLYMPWKYAAAIQAKAIHPNVRTVTKKMIASSLASGIHVRPYTINKEKQMKWLIAHQCSGFFTDDPQKAVRIRQQAPSHFPTS, encoded by the coding sequence ATGACACTGATCTTCGCGCACCGCGGCTACTCGGCTGCCGCACCGGAAAACACGATGCTCTCCTTTCAATTGGCTGAAGAAGCATCCGCGGATGGAATTGAGCTGGATGTGCAGTTAACGAGAGACGGCTGTTTAGCTGTGATTCATGATGAAAAGCTTGACCGTACAACCAATGGAAAAGGATATGTGAAAGACTGGCTCTGGGAAGAGATCCGGCAGCTGCATGCTTCGTATAAGTTTCCATCACTGGTTCATCCGCCAGGCATCCCTTCTTTGCAGCAAGTGTTTGAATGGATGAGAGGCAACGGCCTGCTATGCAATATTGAATTGAAAAATAATCGATTCCCTTATCAAGGGATGGAGGAGAAAGTAATTCGGCTGATTCGCCGCTACCGCTACGAGGAACGGGTGATCATCTCCTCGTTCAACCATTATTCCCTGACCAAGGTTCACCGGCTGGCACCCGATCTTGAAACGGCTGCTTTGTATTCTTCCCGCCTGTATATGCCTTGGAAGTATGCTGCAGCGATTCAAGCGAAAGCCATTCATCCTAATGTGCGAACGGTGACGAAGAAAATGATTGCTTCGTCGCTTGCCTCGGGCATTCATGTCCGCCCCTATACCATCAATAAGGAAAAGCAAATGAAGTGGCTGATCGCTCATCAATGCTCTGGCTTTTTCACTGATGATCCGCAAAAGGCAGTACGCATTCGCCAGCAGGCGCCAAGCCACTTCCCAACTTCATAA
- the spo0A gene encoding sporulation transcription factor Spo0A: MKKIKVAIVDDNRELVKLLEEYISSQEDMEVVAKANNGQECLELLSEARPEVLILDIIMPHVDGLAVLEKMRSIDLSPMPNVIMLTAFGQEDVTKKAVELGASYFMLKPFDMESLVSHIRQVGGSEHQTAQRSANSIVNSPEKKSVNLDASITSIIHEIGVPAHIKGYLYLREAISMVYNDIELLGSITKVLYPDIAKKYNTTASRVERAIRHAIEVAWSRGNIDSISTLFGYTVSMTKAKPTNSEFIAMVADKLRLEHKAS, translated from the coding sequence TTGAAAAAGATAAAAGTGGCTATTGTGGATGATAATCGTGAGCTGGTTAAACTGCTCGAAGAATATATATCATCGCAGGAAGACATGGAAGTCGTCGCTAAAGCAAATAACGGCCAAGAATGCTTAGAATTGCTTTCCGAGGCGCGTCCTGAAGTGCTGATCCTTGATATCATCATGCCTCATGTGGATGGGCTGGCTGTGCTGGAAAAGATGAGAAGCATCGATTTGTCTCCAATGCCGAATGTCATTATGCTGACAGCATTCGGGCAAGAAGATGTCACGAAAAAAGCAGTGGAGCTGGGAGCTTCTTATTTCATGCTTAAGCCATTTGATATGGAGAGCTTAGTATCCCATATACGTCAAGTCGGCGGATCCGAACACCAGACTGCGCAGCGCTCTGCCAATTCAATTGTGAATTCCCCTGAAAAAAAATCAGTGAATCTCGATGCAAGCATTACAAGCATCATTCATGAAATTGGCGTGCCCGCGCATATCAAGGGATATCTGTATTTACGGGAAGCCATTTCCATGGTGTATAACGATATTGAACTGCTCGGTTCGATCACGAAGGTGCTTTACCCTGATATTGCCAAAAAATATAATACAACTGCCAGCAGAGTCGAGCGGGCGATCCGCCACGCTATTGAAGTTGCTTGGAGCCGCGGAAACATCGACTCGATTTCTACTTTATTCGGTTATACGGTTTCCATGACGAAAGCCAAGCCGACCAATTCCGAGTTTATTGCGATGGTCGCGGATAAGCTGCGATTAGAACATAAAGCATCTTGA